The following proteins come from a genomic window of Caldisalinibacter kiritimatiensis:
- the spoVAE gene encoding stage V sporulation protein AE codes for MDYLRAFLVGGAICVIGQILMDTTKLTPAHVLVSFVTSGVVLTAIGIYEPIVELGKAGATVPLPGFGYALAKGVIEAVDKDGIIGVFTGGITATAGGVAAAVFFGYIMALLSNPKSKS; via the coding sequence ATGGACTATTTAAGAGCGTTTTTAGTAGGTGGAGCTATTTGTGTAATAGGGCAAATATTAATGGATACCACAAAATTAACTCCTGCTCACGTATTAGTTTCATTTGTTACATCAGGTGTAGTTTTAACTGCTATTGGGATATACGAGCCTATAGTTGAATTAGGAAAGGCTGGAGCTACAGTGCCTTTACCAGGTTTTGGGTATGCCTTAGCTAAAGGGGTAATAGAAGCTGTTGATAAAGATGGAATTATAGGTGTATTTACAGGAGGCATTACTGCTACAGCTGGTGGAGTAGCTGCAGCTGTTTTTTTCGGTTATATAATGGCATTATTATCTAATCCTAAGTCAAAAAGTTAA